The Methanohalophilus portucalensis genome window below encodes:
- a CDS encoding pyrimidine dimer DNA glycosylase/endonuclease V, producing MRIWDLPPSELCRQHLLGEHRELHALWSIITKNKKAYSNHPETLRWKGKLHALYLRHETLVSEMQKRGYNHNSPLDPLLATGESRQDILITSIDEQKDALRKKGCNCKI from the coding sequence ACTTTGCAGACAGCATCTGCTTGGAGAACACAGGGAATTGCATGCTCTCTGGTCCATTATCACTAAAAATAAAAAGGCTTATTCCAATCATCCTGAAACTCTTCGCTGGAAAGGTAAATTGCACGCCCTGTACCTGCGCCATGAGACCCTTGTTAGCGAAATGCAAAAACGAGGGTATAACCACAACAGTCCCCTAGATCCCCTCCTTGCAACAGGGGAATCCAGACAGGACATTCTTATAACATCCATCGATGAGCAAAAAGACGCTCTCAGGAAAAAAGGATGTAACTGTAAAATTTAA